From a single Flavobacterium sp. genomic region:
- a CDS encoding glycoside hydrolase family 16 protein — translation MKKIFFLFMLLFALDSTAQINYESIIKYSNGSLVDKKMITLKFSIHANSPNGTVVYREIQHPLTSNIGKVTSIVGRGLPEVGSFSQINWSQGNYYLIVEFFTGNNSCEWIYVPFYQTNQTNQLIYTCSGEQTLTPCPLYTNLVWSDEFNENGAVNSSKWHHQTQLPNGNSWYNGEVQHYTNNIANSFAQNGVLNIVAKKESYTSQGVTKQYTSARLNSKFAFTYGRIEVRAKLPAGLGTWPAIWTLGKNIIEPGGFWSATHGTVAWPSCGEIDIMEHWGHNQNFVQSALHTPSSNGSTNNLGGTTVSTASSEFHIYSLEWTPEKMSFSVDGQIYYVYNPSVKNAYTWPFNSDQYILLNLAIQPPIDSSINQRTLEVDYVRVYQ, via the coding sequence ATGAAAAAAATATTCTTTCTTTTTATGTTGCTTTTCGCTTTGGATTCAACAGCTCAAATTAATTATGAATCTATTATAAAATATAGTAATGGAAGTTTAGTGGACAAAAAGATGATAACTTTGAAATTTTCCATTCACGCAAATAGTCCAAATGGCACAGTTGTTTATAGAGAAATTCAGCATCCACTAACTAGTAATATTGGAAAAGTTACAAGTATAGTAGGTAGAGGTTTACCAGAGGTTGGTTCTTTTTCTCAAATTAATTGGTCGCAAGGTAATTATTACTTAATAGTAGAATTTTTTACTGGTAATAATTCATGCGAATGGATTTATGTACCTTTTTATCAAACAAATCAAACAAATCAATTAATATATACTTGTAGTGGCGAACAAACTTTAACACCATGCCCTTTATATACAAATTTAGTATGGTCAGATGAATTTAATGAGAATGGAGCAGTTAATTCTTCAAAATGGCACCATCAAACTCAACTCCCAAACGGGAATAGTTGGTATAATGGCGAAGTTCAACACTATACAAATAATATTGCTAACTCATTCGCTCAAAATGGAGTTTTAAATATTGTTGCAAAAAAAGAATCCTACACAAGTCAAGGGGTAACTAAACAATATACGTCTGCTAGATTAAATTCAAAATTTGCATTTACTTATGGAAGAATTGAAGTAAGGGCTAAGTTGCCAGCGGGTCTTGGTACTTGGCCTGCAATTTGGACGTTAGGAAAAAACATTATAGAGCCTGGAGGCTTTTGGTCAGCTACGCACGGAACTGTAGCATGGCCAAGTTGTGGAGAAATTGACATTATGGAACATTGGGGACACAATCAGAACTTTGTTCAGAGCGCCTTGCATACACCTTCTAGTAATGGTTCAACGAATAATTTAGGGGGAACTACGGTTTCAACAGCTAGCAGTGAGTTTCATATATATTCTTTAGAATGGACTCCAGAAAAAATGTCGTTTAGTGTTGATGGTCAAATATATTATGTATATAACCCATCTGTTAAAAATGCTTATACTTGGCCGTTTAATTCAGATCAATATATTTTATTGAATTTAGCAATTCAACCTCCAATTGATTCGTCAATTAACCAACGCACGTTAGAAGTTGATTATGTAAGGGTTTATCAATAG